The DNA window GAAACATGGTGAGAGCAACTTGGCTTCAGAGTACCCTGGGTGGCTAAGTTAGGCAGGGGTTgcatttcacttttctttttcttgtaactggttctgacttttatgcctcattacttttACTCCTGTAAAATCTCTCTCTCGGtcgttaataaacttgttttattgttttatctaatcctgTCTTTGAAGTGCAGTGtttggggaaactccatttgggacaGTAAGAATGTGCTTCTCATTTTTATGAATTAAATGACAAACTTTGTATCAGCGCTATTGTCCCGGAAATGGCTGGCCTCTACGAGACGTgtatttctggggggaaatctgggactgggagtgtgttggggtcaccctgcaatagAAAAGCCAGCGTGAGTCAGGCTGGCTGCAATTCACCCAGACCTCGCTGGGAGTGACTTACCTGCTGGAGGCTGCGGGTGGCTACAGCAGTgaaaaaggcaccccaggttagagggcaAGGGACACAACTAGTCGTTGGTCTGGATCTTGCCCTGGCTATGTCACAGTTACATAAtagagttagtagttctgcaacttcacatttgagttccttccgaactcttgagtgaatcccatctggtcactgtttccttgtgctccccgtccatttcttgtcttatacttaggttGTCAGCTCCTTGGGGTGAGGAcgttctctttgttctgtgtttgtaccttACACACTGGGGTCCTGGCACTTCGAGTGTCCACAGGATACATACCAAATCAGTAATAATATCTTGGTCATTTGTAAGTGTGATTAGAAATTTGCTGGcacaatggaaagaaaataagATAGTGCTGAGAGGGGGTGAATGAAAGGAAATAGTTTTTCACACCACACAagctagcctgtggaactcaatgccacGGGATCTAACTGAGGCCGAATTTAGTGTGATTGGGAATAGACTGGCTGTAtttatggataatgagaacatccagagTTAGTGTAGTGAGGATTAGTGCAGGAAGGGCTATGAACCtgcctgcttcagggcataaattgACCCCTAAcaatgggggaaaggaaggagctgACCCTGTGAGGTGATCCCAGCTCAGGTTATCCCGTCACTGCCCATTGCAGGGGTTGCAGCCCCTTCCCTGCCGCTGCTGGAGATGGGCCCAGAGCTGATCCCGCCTGGCAAGCCCTATGACATCCAGCAGCCGTTGGACCTCTTTGAAAAGGGGTCTTAGAAATGGCCTCTTCCCAGGTGGCCAGGAGGTGttggcattgctgtgctcagtgggGCAGAGTGGTCTGGGGCTGTATTAGGGGAACCTCCTATTCTAGGGGGTGTGTTGGCACGGGGACTGAGTAGGTTGGGCGCTGCTCTcactcccactcccttccctgtTTCAGAGCGGGGTCAGGATGCCGACCAGCGTGGTGAAGGTGAATGATATGGAGGTTTCCACTGAGGGCTCGGACAAGACAGTCATCAACATCACCGTCAGCCAGGAGTCTTGGCTTGCCTTCCTGGTCAGGTCCATGCTCCAGGGAAGGGCCAAGCCTTGGGCACCTGCCAGCCAGGGCCTTGCCAAGGGCTGCTACCGCGGGGAGCAGAAAGTGCTGGGAGTAAGTGCCAGCATGGCAGGCCAGGGCTGAGATCGGGGCGTCGCAAGGACACGCAGATGCATAGTGGGGAGAGCCCAGTGAGCAGGAGCATGTCTAGAGCGGGAGTGCGCCTTGCAATCTGTTTGTAAGACCTCAAGGAAAATAGGGTCTAAGGAACAGCCAGCCTGGGTTTGTCATGGATAAATTATCCCAAATCAGCCGAATTTCCttctgggacagggtgggggACACAGTAGACATGATAGATGTTGATTTTGCAAGACTTTGACACTGTCTCACATGATGCCCTCATAAGCGAGCTAGGGAGATGTTGAGATGAAATTACCATCAAGGGGTTGAAAGACTGAGAGCGTAGCTGTCGGTGGCTCTCTGTGAAACTGGGAGGGCACAtgtagtggggtcccacaggggtcagtcctggggcggCTATGAGTCCATATTCTCATTAATAACATGGAGAGTATTTACTTACCACACTTGTGGATGaccccaagctggcaggggccgcaggcactttggaggacaggatgacACTTCCAAATgacttgacaaattggagaactggtctgaattcaaactgatgaaattcaataagggcaagTGCGAAGTACTTCACttgggagggaaaaaacagatgcCTAGGCACAAAATGGGGAACAcctggctggggggagctggCGGTTAgagaggatcacaaattgaatatccTCAGCAGCGTGATTCCGGGGTGGAAAAGGCTAACCTCATTCTAGGGCATATTAATgggagtgtcgtatgtaagacatgggaagtcACTGTTCCGCTatgttcagcactggtgaggtctcagctggagtgcAGGGTCCCGTTCTGGGCGctgcacttcaggaaagatgtggccaaattggagagagtccagagaagagcaacaaaaacgatcaaaggtttagaaatctgggtctgtttagtcttgagaaaagaagataaaGACGGGAGCCTTTAAATATGTGCAGGgcggttggggttggggttgggttagggttagaaagaggacagggatcaattgttctccatgggcACTGAAGGTCGGACAGGCAGCCGTGGgttcatctgcagcaagggggcGTTCGGCTCCACAGTGGTGAATCGTTCTAGCTCTCAGGGGAGCTCAGCTCTGGACCAGGCACCCACGGGAGGATGTGggatccctgtcactggagatgttcaagaacaggctggacaaacccttgtcagggctgggctgggcttacTCGGTCCTGCCTCCGTGAGAACTGTTTCcagctgtgggtgggaggggggatgggCGGCAGAGGGATGGGCAAGGCAGGCTGCTGTGTCCATCTGCTGAGTCCTGTGGGCTGATCTTGCAGGCCTGCCAGGTCCTGCTCGGGATCGTGTGCGGGGCCATTGGCGTGATGCTCTGCTTCGCGCCGCACACGCAGGAGCTCTGGTCGGGATCCCCGTTCTGGACAGGTGCTCTGGTGAGTCACACGTAGCCCTGCCGCTCGGAGCAGCAGCTTGGTCCAGTCACTGGCTCCCCTGCTCCAGACACCACTCGGGCCTGTTCCTGGCAACGCTCTCTGGCAAACGAAGAGCCCGTGGGGCGGgatttctgcagctgctcctcgGTCCAAAGCTGGACCTCTCTCCCCTGGCGTGAGCTCTCAGGCTGGGATTCTGGGGGGTCTCTCTGTAATGCCCAAAGCAGCTGCAGTTCTCAGGCTCCAGTGGCTGTTGGGGCTCGTTAGAGGGACATGGCCGGTCAGCGAGTGACCTGTTTTCCAGTCTCCTCTGGCCTGGGCCAGTCCGCTGTCTGTCCTGATCCCCACCACGTTGTGCTCCCGTGGGCCCCAGGGACAGTCAGCTGGCACGCGCCTGGCCCAGGCAGTCCCAGAGGAAGCCCCAGGGCTACCATCCACACAGCGACCCCCTGCACCTTTGCTGGGGATCTTggggtgggtgctgggggtgaGGTCTCGCTCCTGGCAATGCTCCAGCCCACACGGCGCTCACCCTGGCTTCCCTTCCACAGCTCATCATCTCCGGAGTCTTTTGCATTGTGAGCGAGAAGCGTGGCACCGGCTGCTGCGTGAGTGCGTGCCCAGGGTGCTGGGCACTGGCTGCTGGCTCCAGGCGGCTCTGCTTTGTACTGAAGGGAAGTGCCCTGGGTGTGGGTCCCAGCGACCGGCtactcccagcctgcccccttttccccaggGGGGCAGCCGCACTGTCTGTGCCCTGACGCCCGGGTGGGGGGGAGCATGCCGGACTGGTCTTGCCACTTCCGGAAGGATGGTGACAAATGGGAAAGGGTCAGAAAGGAGCCACAGGGATGAGCTGAGGGCTGGGAAATCTGCCTCCCATGAGGGGTTGCCAGAGCTCGCTGGGTTAGTGTCTCCAGGGGACAGGTCAACGGTGCCGTGAGCGCCGTCTGCAGGTGCCCTGAGCCCtgtctgtgcaggggaggggtcggcGGTGCCGTGAGCGCCGTTTGAGGGTGCCCGGAGCCCcgtctgtgcaggggaggggtcggcGATGCCGTGAGCGCCGTCTGCGGGTGCCCGGAGCCCAGTCTATGCAGGGGAGGGGTCGGCGGTGTGGTGAGCACCGTCTGCAGGTGCCCTGAGCCCcgtctgtgcaggggaggggtcagCGGTGCCGTGAGCGCCGTCTGCGGGTGCCCGGAGCCCcgtctgtgcaggggaggggtcggcAGTGCCGTGAGCGCCGTCTGCGGGTGCCCGGAGCCCAGTCTATGCAGGGGAGGGGTCGGCGGTGTGGTGAGCGCCGTCTGCGGATGCCCGGAGCCCcgtctgtgcaggggaggggtcggcGGTGCCGTGAGCGCCGTCTGCGGGTGCCCGGAGCCCcgtctgtgcaggggaggggttggCGGTGCCGTGAGCGCTGTCTGCGGGTGCCCGGAGCCCcgtctgtgcaggggaggggtcggcGGTGCGGTGAGCGCCTTCTGCGGGTGCTCGGGGCCCagtctgtgcaggggaggggtcggcGGTGCCGTGAGCGCCGTCTGCGGGTGCCCGGAGCCCtgtctgtgcaggggaggggtcggcGGTGCGGTGAACGCCGTCTGCGGGTGCTCGGGGCCCagtctgtgcaggggaggggtcggcGGTGCCGTGAGCGCTGTCTGCGGGTGCCCGGAGCCCcgtctgtgcaggggaggggtcggcGGTGCCGTGAGCGCCGTCTGCGGATGCCCGGAGCCCcgtctgtgcaggggaggggtcggcGGTGCCGTGAGCGCCGTCTGCGGGTGCCCGGAGCCCcgtctgtgcaggggaggggtcggcGGTGCGGTGAACGCCGTCTGCGGGTGCTCGGGGCCCagtctgtgcaggggaggggtcggcGGTGCCGTGAGCGCCGTCTGCGGGTGCCCGGAGCCCcgtctgtgcaggggaggggtcggcGGTGCCGTGAGCGCCGTCTGCGGATGCCCGGAGCCCcgtctgtgcaggggaggggtcggcGGTGCCGTGAGCGCCGTCTGCGGGTGCCCGGAGCCCcgtctgtgcaggggaggggtcggcGGTGCGGTGAACGCCGTCTGCGGGTGCTCGGGGCCCagtctgtgcaggggaggggtcggcGGTGCCGTGAGCGCCGTCTGCGGGTGCCCGGAGCCCcgtctgtgcaggggaggggtcggcGGTGCGGTGAGCGCCGTCTGCGGGTGCTCGGGGCCCAGTCTATGCAGGGGAGGGGACTCTGCGGCAGATGGCCCTTGGCTCTGACAGGCAGGGCCCGGACAAGAACCGCTGGCTGGAGCTGAACTAGACCCGTCCCGGCTGAGAGTAAGGAGCCAGTGAATCGAGGCCACGCGTGGCTCTAAGAGCTCCACTCTAACTCAGCCAGCGGGGCTGGGCCCAATGCGGGAGGCCAAACCGGGTGGGCAGAATGGTCCTGGTGCCAGGAATCTACAAAATCCCTTCTCCTGTGTGTCGGGGGACCAGTCTTACTGCACTGATGCCCCCACCCTCTTTTCACACTTCTGTACACCTACCCTCTGGAGGCTCCAATAGCCCCCCCCCATGTGCCATGCTCCCTTAGTAGCGCCCCACCTGCcggtgggtggggctgggcagccccctgccctgcagtgtcCCCTCCGTCCCTGCAGCTGCAGGCCGCGTGCCCCTGccgagccctggggctggacCATGGCCctgcacaggcagggcagggcggggaaGCCTGTGCGTCTGTGCCTCACCCGGTGGGTCCCTTCCCCGCAGGTCTGGCTAGCCTTGCTGCTCACCCTGGCCAGCGTTGTCTCGGCGACCGTGGCTGTGATCATCGGGGCGCGGGATATGACATGGTCTTTCACCTTCACCGAAGGCTCTTACCTGTGTGACTCGCCCTCACCGTTGCCCTCGGGCTCCAAAGAGTTCTGGAGACAGCAGAACTGCAGGCTAGAGTTCAGGAGGTTTGAGGTGAGCAGCCCCCCTGGCGCGGTGACCACAGtgccccagaccccccccatGCTGCAGCAACGGGACCCCTCTCTGCAGGAGCCAGCATGGAGCTGGGCGGTCCCTCGCCCCGGTCGGCAGAGGTGCACACACTGTGCCCGGTGGGAGACCCCGCCCGCCGCAGCTCTGCACAGGTCCCACAGGGACTGGAGCCTCTGCAGGGGCTGTGACCTGCCGGTTTGCCAACCACCTGCTCCCACCGGCCTGCGTGTCAGCTGAGCCCCTGGGGCGTGCACACTCAGCCCCCCGAGCTCAGAGACCCTCAGTGCCCCGGGAATCTTGCGGGGGCAGAGCGAGAAGGGGTCAGGACCCATCTGCTCACTGGCTTCTCCTCAGCAGAAGGGCCCAGGCCGTGGTAGGACTCTCCTCTTTGCCCAGGGGGGCCTGCGCCAGCccagtggggtgcaggggggcagaAGCTTGCCCAGGCAGTGTGCGCTGTGGCAGTGCAAAGCTACGGGTGCCATCGCCCTCAGCTGGCCGCGCTATTCGgcgctggagccctgagcccgcTGAAGCCTTAAACCTCTGCCctactttcagagctgggccGAGGCAGTGGGGAGCGAGGAGCCGCTACTGTCCTCTGACTCCATCCTCCCGCCGGACAAGGAGAAAGCCCAGGTTGGCCAGGATgtctgagctcccagccaggctccagcTTCGCTCTGCCGGGTAACCGCTCTGCACAGCCCGCATCCCTCCCACACCGCCCCGCTTCCCTGTCCTGGCTCTGGAGCAGGGGCATCCCACTGGTCCCTCTCCTGTACTAACTGTAGCCATGTACTAGGGCGAGGGTCTTCCCAGGCCCTGCTCTGAATAGGGCAGCCAGCTGCTTGGAAATAAACAGTCTCTCATGAGTGTCTGTCTTTGCTAGTCCCACTGGATCTCTGGCGCTTGCAGGGAGTGAACTGTGTGTGAACAGGAGCCCTCCACCCCATACACAGGCTGCACATCGCCTCCTATCTTCGCAGCGGGGGAGAAAACGAATGCCAAAAAGGCCACGCGGAGTGACTGATGACGCTGCAAAtagaggaatagaacccagaagtcctggctcccagtcccccacaccctcctgctctaaccactagaccccattcccctcccagagccataatagaacccaggagttcaggCTCCTGTGCCCCACCAGCTCTAACCAgtggaccccactcccttcccagaaaaATACACCCACGATACGCACTGATGCCCCCAGAGGGCCCTCGCCAGCCGGGTTACGTCAAAGTGGGTTgaagggcagagagggggaagggctctgagccCCCCTGCTGGGGGGCACAAGCTGAGCCTGGACTAAGGGGGTTGGAAGGGGTCCCCAGTGGGCAGCTCCTGTTAGCGCTTGCCCAGGGCCGGGTTCCAGGCACTGTCCTGGGATGATGCGTGAAGGATACAGGGAAAGCAAGATGGCTCTGGAGATCGAACGAGGCGAGCGGCGTGTGGCTGAGAAGTGgcttggctgggggtgcagcGAGTGTTCCCAAGGGGTCAGGCCCATGTCACTGCAAACCGCAGAAGGGACTGAACCCCCTGTGCCAGGCTGCCTTGGGAGCGTGCCGTGAGGGTGTGTCTGAGCCGCGTGGCTGCTGACCGGCACAGAGCAGCACGGCTGGCAGGGTGTATGGGATACCAATGGGGTCAGAGCCTCACTGAAGGACAGGGGTCTTGCTCTCTGCTACGCCCCTGTGCAATGGTCATCATGCCTGTGCTTTCTGGCAGGGCACAGCTCGCCAGCCCCGCGGGGCCGGCTGGGGATGGGGACTGCACCACGCTGCCCGTTTCCAGACCCTGTTCCTGGGGTGCTGGGCTTCCCATGGGGCCCCTGGAGCCAGCCAGCACCTGTCCCACTAACGTGCGCTCTCCTAGTGCAAGCAGGCAGTGAGATCCGGGGCaaggggggagatggggagggggctggctgggaagggcagggctTATGGCAGCAGTCAGCAGCAAGGAAGTGCCCCCCCACACCACAGGTTGTTacccttttccccctcctcctcgtCCCCGTCCCAGTGATGGTCCTgaaaccttccccccccacccgctaCCACTGCTCAAACCACGTGGGGAGCTGCCAGCTTGCCCCTGCCCCGTGGCTGGCGATGCCatcagctcctgcagcaggaacACGGTGCCCAAACTCAGGGGCTTGCAGGCGAGAAACGGAGGCACCAGCTCTCCTGTGCTCGGGCTGTCGGGCTGCACGGCCTGCAGCTGGGTAATGGGGGCTGTGACCAGGCCTATGCACTGGTGCCCCACAGAACCCAGACCAGGACCTGTGCGTGCGGATTGCTGCTCGAGGAGACAGTCACCCAGACTCCCTGTCAGCCGTGGCACATTCGGTACCCGGAGGCTGGTGCTTCCTTGTCTTGCTCCTTGTGCAGCCACCTACACGAGTGGCAAGAGGGGCCTGGTGCTTTCTGATCTGGAGCCCACAGTGCCCAGGGTGAGGGAGGTCCTAGAGCAAAGGGCAGGGGAGCGCCAGGCCATGTGTTCAGGACAGGCTGGCGTGTCCGTGTCTTCGGTGTCGGAAGGAGTGGCCGGCTTTCCTCCTGACAGAAGGGTACCAGCGGGGCTTGTGGGCTCTGTACCGGGGCTTGTGGCTAGTATATTAACCAGTGATTTGGGGGTAGGGCATGGGAGCAGCAACGTTTGCCAGTGACACAAAGGTGTGGAGGCTATTTAGGTGCAGAAGGGGCCGTGAGGGGCTCAGAGATCCCAGACCCCGCTGGGCGAACGGGCACACAGGGAACCCGCACTCATTGAATGCAGAGTAAGACACGCTAGACGGGGAAAGAGCACCTCTCCGTCCGCCTTTGGCGGTCCAAATGACCAGGCTCGGCCCCAGACAGGGCCTGGGCGTCCCCGCAGACAGCTCGACAGAGATCTCTGCTCCACGCGCCGCCGGGGTTCAGAAACACTCGTGTGATGTCAAGATTCAATATGCCTGGGATGGACAGGAATATTCGACTCCCTTCATGTCGATCAGTGGTGCTGCCAATCCCTGGATCCTGTGTCAGCCCGGGGCTCCCTTTGTAGCCAGCCTAGGGCAGAACGAGAGGGGGACAGCCAAGGGCAGCGAGAGGGATCAAAGGAAAAACTCTCCTGCAAAGAGATTGAACCGACTCGGATGGTTACCACAGCAAGCAGACACAGGAGAGGGGACGTGACCaaagtctataaaataatgattgGCCTAGACAAGGGAGGTTGGGGGCTGCTGTCCCCTTGTCCCCTCATCTCCTCACTCAAGGATGACGGGACTTTGTGTGAAATTAAAAGTTGAGACATTCAGAACTGATCAGTGGAAATACTTGTTTACTGGAGACATAACTAGCCTGCAGAACTCACTGACACAGGACCTAGTTGAGGCTAAGAATTGAGCACGATTCAAGAAGGGTTTGGACATTTCTCTGGATAACAAGAATAGCCAGAGCAGTGAATGAAATAATGGTGAAAATGTTGGCAGGGACGCTAGACCTCCAGCTTCTGGGCTCAAGCCAAGCTTTAGCTATTAGAGACAGGATCAGATCCATGTgcagggcagattatcccacacctGCTGCTGTGGGGTTTCGACACCTTCCTGTGAGGCACCTAgttctggccactgtcaaagatGGGACCCGGCTAGATGTACCTCATGCTGATCccatctggcaattcctatgttgcAGTGAGTCTGAGGTGCAGTAACCCACCCCGGGGTGGACATGGATCACCATGGAGCCTCGGACACTAGGCTGATGGTTGCATAATTAAAAAGGGGGCCCACAGTTTATGAAACAGCGTTTAGCAGCACAAAAGGGCTGCTGGGTGAGCCACAAAAACACCTTCCtagtgtaacgccaacagaccttGGTCACCGTCAGGCAGGAtcgaatctgggacctctggTGCTAAATGCATGAGCCAATGAGCTAAAAACCATATGGCCCTTAACTAAGGCtggagcagactcattaatctctaagtggtctcggtgcaaCTAAAGGGGACAGACGCCacccccaggaggtgtgtgggttacactaggaACACGCATCAGGGACTGCTGCTGTCTCACAGGCTAGGAGCCAGGTGGTGCATTTTGGACAGCTGGCAGCTGTGGCCTTTCAGAGGCTGATCGCTGCAGCGGTTGGACTGCAGAAAGAAACAGAGAAATGAGTGTTTCACAAACCCCAGCATCTGACTCGGGGGTGGTTGTTGGATGGGGAAAGCTCTGACACAGAGACTCTTGTGCCTGGCACTGTGATTAACACTGGCAGTGTGCTAGGCACCAGGTCACCGGACTAGATGGGGGTCCTGCATGACCCTCTTttcccagcagcagggaaggccaGTGTGCTCGGACCCCTGGTTAAGAACCCCTGAAATGGGTCCTTTTTAGCTTTGGCTTATTAACAAGGAACATTTCTACCTAACTTGTTACAGGAATAAACCAAACAATCCAGTATCGCTAAAACGGGGCTGCAGTGAGTGTGGGACTGCAGAACTCAACAAGGCATTTGGGCAGATCAAGAAGTTACCGACATCCACCACGGTGACCCCAAATTAGCATGTGATGTGAtgctggcaggggaggagggcagggaaatCACTCCGATGGGACTGAATGGCCGTTCATTTCACAACTGATGGATGTGATAGAAAACCCGAAGGGAGACAGACACCCAGTGGAAATCAGAGGCAGCCTGTTTAAACCCGAGTAAAGGCAGTGTAGTTAACCAGTGGAACTTGCCACCACAAGATTTTGAAGCAAGATGGGAAGTAGCATTTGGCGCCCATTTGGCACAGGAGTCAGTGAGTGCCAGGCTCAAGGCCCAGTGGGAATGAGGTCCAGGGGGTAGAAACCCCTGGGGCTTGGAAGCCAAATCTTGGCTGGATCCTGGCCATGGAGCCTGTTTCGCTCTGGCAGCCTAGGGAAGCCCGAGCTCAGGGCAGGGCGTCGAAGGAAGGCCTGGCACAGGGGGGCTGCCGGCTTTGTGTGGTACAATCGTGTTTCCAATGAAAACCCAGCGGGAGTTCCCCCCACAGGACCGCTTTCCAGCCCCATTTCATGAGGGGAGAAAGTTTCTGAtgcttgttttaaatgaaaaactggcAAGCGAATGTGTCCAGCCCCACGGTCCGGGTTCTCACGTGCTGCTCGCAGGGACGAGGTCAGGCTTttgaaaattgacttttttttaaccaaaacacattttttaaaaaaacaaaaacctggtaAGGAAAGaacctgggggcgggggcggtgACTTGTTAATTTGGGGTCGCTGAAAACCCAACATCTATTTCCATGGGAACTCGGGGGGGTTGTTCCGCTCCTTCCCAAGACACAGCCGACCGGACCAGACTGGATCACAGCTCCCGGCATGCCCCGAGCACAAGCGGGGCCGCACCGCCTGTTCTTCCCGGAGGCGCCCCGGGCCCTGCGCTCTTGGGCAGCTCCGTCCCCAGCGCGCAGGGCAGCTGGGAAATGGGGTCCACGGCTCTGCGCCCGGGTAGGGCCCTGGGCAGGGAGGGACCCGCCCTCGCAGACCCGCTCACGGGCTGGGGAGGCCCCGCAGGAGCAGCCGGAGCTTGGGCAGAGCCGCTTTGCGGGAGCGCTCCCGCCCCTGTTCACACGCCCCGGTGCTGTGTGTCCTGGTCCCTGCGGGGATCGGGGCCCCCCGCGGCTGGGCCCTACCCCGACAGCTTGGTGCAGATGTAGCTCAAGTCCCATGGTGCGGGGTGAGTGAAGGCCAGAGACAGGCAGGAGCCGGGGCTGGgcagtgctggggctgggcagtgcCAGAGACAGACAGGAGCCGGGGCTGGGCAGTGCCAGAGACAGGCGGGAGCTAGGGCTGGGCAGTGCCAGGACTGGGCAGTGCCAGAgacaggctggagcca is part of the Dermochelys coriacea isolate rDerCor1 chromosome 2, rDerCor1.pri.v4, whole genome shotgun sequence genome and encodes:
- the LOC119852063 gene encoding transmembrane protein 176A-like, giving the protein MPTSVVKVNDMEVSTEGSDKTVINITVSQESWLAFLVRSMLQGRAKPWAPASQGLAKGCYRGEQKVLGACQVLLGIVCGAIGVMLCFAPHTQELWSGSPFWTGALLIISGVFCIVSEKRGTGCCVWLALLLTLASVVSATVAVIIGARDMTWSFTFTEGSYLCDSPSPLPSGSKEFWRQQNCRLEFRRFEVSSPPGAVTTVPQTPPMLQQRDPSLQEPAWSWAVPRPGRQSLKPLPYFQSWAEAVGSEEPLLSSDSILPPDKEKAQVGQDV